The following proteins are encoded in a genomic region of Nicotiana sylvestris chromosome 4, ASM39365v2, whole genome shotgun sequence:
- the LOC138890377 gene encoding uncharacterized protein, with translation MAPAELKEQLQELLDKGFIWPSVSSWVAPILFVKKKDGMMRMCIDYKQLNKLGGARESFESGIAAVEGGEALCRVLQGFSSIASPLTKLTQKGDPFMWSDECESSFQRLKTGLTTTPVLVLPSSSGSYTVYCDNSRVGIGCVLMHEGRVIAYASRQLKSHEKNYPVHDLELDAIPPALVQAEGSQFEAVEMEGGEYGQFGYIPVGKRPLVVDVQALANQFVRVQHDDAIDVTIGDDKVLRMQGQICVPNVDGLRKLIMEEAYSSRYSIHQGAVKMYQDPRHHYWWRRMKKDILGFVTRCLNCQQLDGDLTYDVELVAILERQVRNLGSKDIASVKVKWRVRPVEEATWEIEREMWSRYPHVFEDSAFEGEFEKEFKG, from the exons atggcaccggcggagttgaaggagcagcttcaggaactccttgataaggggtttatttggcctagtgtgtcgtcTTGGGTtgcgcctattctatttgtgaagaagaaggatggcatgatgaggatgtgcattgattataagcaattgaacaag ttaggaggagcacgtgaatcatttgagagtggtattgcagcggttgagggaggagaagctttatgcagaGTTCTCCAA ggattttcatctattgcatcacccttgaccaaattgactcaaaagggtgatCCATTCATGTGGTCTGATGAGTGTGAgtcgagctttcagaggctcaagactgGCTTGACCACAACTCctgtgttagttttgccatcatcttcaggttcatatacagtgtattgtgataattctagagttggtattgggtgtgtgttgatgcatgagggtagagtgattgcttatgcctCTCGTCAGTTAAagtcccatgagaagaactatcctgttcatgatctagagttggatgccatt cctccagcacttgttcaagcagaaggatctcaatttgaggcagtagaGATG gaaggcggtgagtatgggcaatTTGGGTATATTCCTGTTGGGAaaagacctcttgtagttgatgttcaggccttggctaatcagtttgtgag agttcagcacgacgatgccatagatgtgactattggtgatgataaggtattgagaatgcagggccagatatgtgtgcccaatgtagacggTCTTCGGAAGTTGATTATGGAGGAAgcctatagctcgcggtattccatccatcagggtgctgtgaagatgtatcaggatccgagacatcattattggtggaggagaatgaagaaggatattttaGGATTTGtaactcggtgtctcaattgtcagcag ttagacggtgatttgacttatgatgtggagctagtggctattttggagcgacaGGTCCGAAATTTgggatcaaaggatatagcttcggtgaaagtgAAGTGGAGAGTTCgacctgtggaggaggctacctgggagatcgagcgggagatgtggagcagatatcctcacgtATTTGaggattcag cttttgagggcgAATTTGAGAAGGAATTCAAGGGTTAA